In Nerophis lumbriciformis linkage group LG12, RoL_Nlum_v2.1, whole genome shotgun sequence, a single genomic region encodes these proteins:
- the LOC133623142 gene encoding dual specificity protein phosphatase 26-like, whose product MAYTSKLPASWNDRPPPRNVDIDLSSPGLAVFELERLLFTGKAIISHADEVWPGVYIGDQHSAENRNDLCKHGITHILNAAHSKRQSCPEIYQGMKIVYKGVEAQDSCGFDMSVNFQAAADFISMALSRGGKVLVHCQVGVSRSATLVLAYLMLKQRLTLVEAICAVKENRGVIPNRGFLRQLIHLDWQLFGKHY is encoded by the exons ATGGCGTACACATCAAAACTTCCCGCGTCCTGGAATGACAGACCCCCTCCGAGGAACGTGGACATTGACCTTAGTTCCCCTGGTTTGGCCGTGTTTGAGCTGGAACGCCTCCTGTTTACTGGCAAAGCCATCATCAGCCATGCAGATGAGGTGTGGCCAGGGGTCTACATTGGTGATCA ACACAGTGCAGAGAACCGCAATGATCTATGCAAGCATGGCATCACTCATATCCTGAATGCGGCTCACAGCAAACGACAAAGCTGCCCTGAGATCTACCAGGGAATGAAGATCGTCTATAAGGGCGTGGAGGCACAGGACTCGTGTGGCTTTGACATGAGCGTGAACTTTCAGGCAGCTGCCGACTTTATCAGCATGGCTCTGAGCAGGGGAG GCAAAGTCCTGGTGCACTGCCAGGTCGGAGTCAGCCGCTCTGCCACCTTGGTTCTGGCGTACTTGATGCTGAAGCAGAGGCTCACCCTTGTGGAGGCTATTTGTGCTGTGAAAGAGAACAGGGGGGTCATACCCAACCGAGGTTTTCTCCGACAACTTATTCATCTGGATTGGCAACTTTTTGGCAAACATTACTGA
- the bag4 gene encoding BAG family molecular chaperone regulator 4, which produces MDTPQYPGYPSHYWYPQSHSTGHYATTYPSGSEGQPPYNPQVLPAGYPNGHAIYSPAQSQYPASGFHLSNPFYCADPQRAPPAPYPNQNCPAEQSSGPAAQPHSQNHHYPGIHCQGGPGYPQGPYSHYSEGGHAIPPNNLYPSGQSLHPNSQAEAWAHSGAYTPSQQQWQPGQQPPPNHYGNPVRPLHPPAWPGTGTGAPPPYQPKDQQHQRATQVGPKPRLTLSPNRIGKPSEISSPPQIYNITGRSDPNPSQNEYPSPAPNQSQAPANAGPQPLSDNPSLARVQQVMFRVLLLQEDVDEFVGKKTDRSYRYLEELLTKELLELDSVETQGLEIVRQARKEAVQRIQAILDWLEKKAF; this is translated from the exons ATG GACACTCCACAGTATCCAGGCTACCCTTCACACTACTGGTACCCCCAGTCCCATTCCACCGGACACTATGCAACTACCTATCCCTCTGGATCTGAAGGCCAGCCACCGTATAATCCACAG GTACTGCCTGCAGGATATCCGAATGGACATGCCATCTACAGCCCAGCACAGAGTCAGTATCCAGCTAGTGGTTTCCACCTATCCAACCCTTTCTACTGTGCTGACCCTCAGAGAGCACCCCCCGCTCCTTACCCCAACCAGAACTGTCCAGCAGAGCAAAGCAGTGGACCAGCTGCACAGCCACACTCCCAAAACCATCATTATCCTGGCATACATTGTCAAGGG GGTCCTGGATATCCTCAAGGACCATATTCTCACTACAGTGAAGGTGGTCATGCAATTCCTCCAAACAACCTTTATCCCTCTGGCCAGTCTCTGCATCCTAACTCTCAGGCAGAAGCTTGGGCACATTCTGGTGCATATACGCCCTCACAACAGCAGTGGCAGCCAGGCCAACAGCCTCCTCCGAACCATTATGGAAATCCTGTTCGTCCACTACACCCTCCAGCGTGGCCGGGGACTGGAACTGGTGCACCGCCACCTTATCAACCTAAG GACCAGCAGCACCAGCGTGCTACACAAGTTGGACCAAAGCCCAGGCTGACATTATCCCCAAATCGCATTGGGAAACCGTCAGAAATCAGTTCACCCCCACAGATATACAACATAACAGGGAGAAGTGATCCCAATCCCTCACAAAACGAGTATCCATCCCCCGCGCCGAACCAATCTCAAGCTCCAGCCAACGCTGGGCCTCAGCCCCTGAGCGACAACCCCAGTTTAGCTCGGGTCCAACAAGTAATGTTTAGAGTGCTTCTACTTCAGGAAGACGTCGATGAGTTTGTGGGCAAAAAAACAGACAGGAGCTATAGGTACCTGGAGGAACTTCTGACCAAAGAGCTGCTGGAGCTAGACTCTGTGGAGACTCAGGGACTTGAAATTGTCCGTCAAGCCCGGAAGGAGGCTGTACAAAGGATCCAGGCCATTTTGGACTGGCTAGAGAAGAAAGCCTTCTAA